One segment of Syngnathus scovelli strain Florida chromosome 6, RoL_Ssco_1.2, whole genome shotgun sequence DNA contains the following:
- the rpl4 gene encoding large ribosomal subunit protein uL4, which translates to MACARPLISVYSEKGDASGKNVVLPAVFRAPIRPDIVNFVHTNMRKNNRQPYAVSELAGHQTSAESWGTGRAVARIPRVRGGGTHRSGQGAFGNMCRGGRMFAPTKTWRRWHRKINTNQKRYAICSALAASAIPALIMSKGHRVEEIPEVPLVVEDKVEGYKKTKEAVLLLKKLKAWNDIKKVYASQRMRAGKGKMRNRRRIQRRGPCIIYNQDSGVTKAFRNIPGITLQNVNRLNLLRIAPGGHVGRFCIWTESAFRKLDSLYGTWRKGSTLKANYNLPMHKMTNTDLSRILKSEVIRKALRTPNKKINRRVLKKNPLKNMRIMFKLNPYAKTFRRLAILKHDPKIKAKMLKPKRKPKKKGVPKKIKAAALR; encoded by the exons ATG GCCTGTGCACGACCCTTAATCTCGGTTTACTCCGAGAAAGGAGACGCCTCAGGCAAAAATGTTGTCCTGCCTGCAGTGTTCAGGGCTCCCATTCGCCCTGATATTGTGAACTTTGTGCATACCAACATGCGCAAGAACAACCGTCAGCCCTATGCAGTTAGTGAGCTGGCAG GCCACCAGACCAGTGCCGAGTCCTGGGGTACCGGAAGAGCCGTGGCCCGTATCCCTCGTGTGAGGGGTGGTGGAACTCACCGTTCCGGCCAGGGTGCCTTTGGAAAC ATGTGTCGCGGAGGACGTATGTTTGCCCCCACCAAGACCTGGCGTCGTTGGCACCGTAAGATCAACACAAACCAGAAGCgttatgccatctgctctgcgctGGCTGCTTCTGCCATCCCCGCCCTCATCATGTCCAAAG GACATCGTGTTGAAGAAATCCCAGAGGTCCCTCTGGTGGTTGAAGACAAAGTTGAGGGTTACAAGAAGACCAAGGAGGCAGTGCTCCTGCTTAAGAAGCTTAAAGCTTGGAACGACATCAAGAAG GTCTACGCCTCTCAGCGCATGCGTGCCGGTAAAGGTAAAATGAGGAACCGTAGACGCATTCAACGCAGAGGGCCTTGTATCATCTATAATCAAGATTCGGGCGTCACCAAGGCATTCAGAAATATTCCTG GCATCACTCTGCAGAATGTGAACAGGCTGAACCTACTTAGAATTGCCCCTGGTGGTCATGTGGGTCGCTTCTGCATTTGGACTGAGAGCGCTTTCCGCAAACTGGATTCTTTGTACGGCACCTGGCGTAAAGGTTCGACCCTCAAGGCCAACTACAA CCTGCCAATGCACAAGATGACCAACACAGACCTGAGCAGGATTCTGAAGAGTGAAGTGATCCGGAAAGCTCTTCGTACACCCAA TAAGAAGATCAACCGCAGAGTCTTGAAGAAGAACCCTCTGAAGAACATGAgaataatgttcaaactgaaccCGTACGCCAAGACGTTCAGGCGTCTAGCCATTCTCAAGCATGACCCGAAG ATAAAGGCTAAGATGCTGAAACCCAAGAGGAAGCCTAAAAAGAAGGGAGTACCCAAGAAAATCAAGGCTGCAGCGCTTCGTTGA
- the map2k1 gene encoding dual specificity mitogen-activated protein kinase kinase 1 — MQKRRKPEPIQLNPIPDGNIINGTGATETNLEALQKKLEELELDEQQRKRLEAFLTQKQKVGELKDDDFEKICELGAGNGGVVFKVSHRPSGLIMARKLIHLEIKPAIRNQIIRELQVLHECNSPYIVGFYGAFYSDGEISICMEHMDGGSLDQSLKKAGKIPEQILGKISIAVIKGLSYLREKHKIMHRDVKPSNILVNSRGEIKLCDFGVSGQLIDSMANSFVGTRSYMSPERLQGTHYSVQSDIWSMGLSLVEMAIGRFPIPPPDTKELEHIFGTQLGGANSAESSPNAGPTGRPGSSYGSDSRPPMAIFELLDYIVNEPPPKLPGMLFSSEFQDFVHKCLIKNPAERADLKQLMVHPFIRQSEAEQVDFAGWLCTTIGLNQPGTPTHGSAM; from the exons ATGCAGAAGAGAAGGAAGCCCGAACCAATCCAACTCAACCCGATCCCCGATGGGAATATCATCAACGGCACCGGAGCCACAGA aacaaacttgGAGGCCCTGCAGAAGAAACTGGAAGAGCTGGAACTGGATGAGCAGCAACGCAAACGTCTGGAAGCTTTCCTGACGCAGAAACAGAAAGTGGGAGAGCTGAAGGATGATGACTTTGAGAAGATATGCGAGCTTGGCGCAGGCAACGGTGGGGTCGTCTTCAAGGTTTCCCACAGGCCTTCCGGTCTGATCATGGCCAGGAAG CTCATCCACTTAGAAATCAAACCCGCCATCAGGAACCAGATCATAAGGGAGCTTCAAGTGCTGCATGAATGCAACTCCCCCTACATTGTGGGCTTCTATGGCGCGTTCTACAGTGATGGAGAAATTAGCATTTGCATGGAACATATG GATGGAGGCTCCTTGGATCAGTCACTCAAGAAAGCTGGAAAGATCCCAGAACAAATCCTCGGCAAAATCAGCATCGCT GTCATTAAAGGACTTTCCTACCTGAGGGAGAAACATAAGATCATGCATCGAG ATGTCAAGCCATCAAACATCCTAGTGAACTCCCGCGGTGAAATCAAGCTGTGCGACTTCGGAGTTAGCGGACAGCTCATAGACTCCATGGCCAACTCCTTTGTGGGAACACGATCTTACATGTCT CCAGAGCGGCTACAGGGCACCCATTACTCGGTCCAGTCCGACATCTGGAGTATGGGTCTGTCCCTGGTTGAAATGGCCATTGGAAGGTTCCCTATCCCACCGCCTGATACAAAAGAGCTGGAGCACATCTTTGGGACTCAACTGGGAGGTGCAAATTCTGCAGAGTCCTCACCAAATGCTGGGCCTACTGGGCGACCTGGCAGCT CTTATGGATCGGACAGCAGGCCCCCAATGGCCATCTTTGAATTACTTGACTATATCGTCAATGAG CCTCCACCAAAATTGCCTGGGATGTTATTCAGTTCAGAATTTCAGGACTTTGTCCATAAATG CTTGATCAAGAATCCCGCTGAAAGGGCAGACCTGAAACAGTTAATG GTGCACCCTTTCATCAGACAGTCAGAGGCAGAACAAGTTGATTTTGCCGGCTGGTTGTGCACCACCATTGGCCTCAACCAGCCTGGGACACCCACTCATGGCTCAGCAATGTGA